The window CAATTGAGTCCCGATCAATTGTTTCTGTTCATGAGATAAAGAATGTTCATGCACCCATAACCTTAGATGAATTTGGAGAATGCGAAAAGGCTGTAAGGAACGATAAACGAGTTCAAGAGGCTCTACAAAAGCGCGGTATACTTCCAAATGACCTTAATCTTTTAATAGTAGATTGTTGGTCTCCAGGATATGTAAATGAGGCTGAACGTGATAAAAGACTGGCTATAGGGTACATGTGGATTAAAAAAGACATAAAAGACAATAATTATGCTCGTCCAGTACACGGACTTATGCCATGGGTTGACCTAAATAAAATGGAAGTAGTTAGAATTGACGATTTTGGTGAGGCGCCTCTTCCTGAGCTCAATAGTGACTACGCGCCTGAGAGAAGGAAAGACGTGCAAGAGGATAGCCTTAAACCCATTGAGATACTTCAACCTCTAGGAAGCAGTGTGGTGGTTAACGGTTATGAAATAAAATGGTATAGGTGGAGGTTGAGGATTGGTTATACGCCAAGGGAGGGTCTTGTTTTATATGACGTAAGATATAATTATAAAGGAAAAGAAAGACAAATCATTTACAGGGCATCCGTTGTAGATTTAATGGTTCCTTATGGAGATCCTTCTCCATTCCACTACAGAAAAATGGTTCTTGACGCGGGAGACTATGGTCTAGGAAACTTTATCGTTCCCCTGAAACATGGTAATGGTGAGCTCTATGACTGTGACTGTTTGGGTGAGGGTATTTATCATTTCGATGTAGTCAGAGCAGGTTCAGATGGTAAACCTGTAAAGATAAAAAAGGCTATATGCGTACATGAAGAGGACTTTAACGTAATATGGAGACACACTGATCTGAGAAGCGGTGAATCAGAGGTAAGGAGAAATAGGAGACTTGTTGTCTCGTTCTGGGCTACACTAGCTAACTATGATTATGGATTCTTTTGGCACTTTTATCAGGATGGTAGTATTGAACTGATGGTCAAATTAACGGGTATAATAAATGACGATGCTGTGCAGAAAGGACAAAAGAGAAAGTATGGAACGCTTGTTACCCCAGAGGTATATGGACCTATTCATATACACTGGTTTAACATTAGACTGGATTTAGATATTGACGGACAAATAAATAGGGTATATGAGGTTAATCTAAAACCAGATAGTATAGGACCTGAAAACCCATTGGGTAACGCGTTTTATGCGGAGGAAACTTTATTAAAAAATGAGTTAGAGGCTAGAAGACATGTAAATCCTCAAAGTGGCAGATATTGGAAAATAGTTAATCCGAAAAAGTCCAATTATTTAGGAGAACCCACTGCATACAGATTTATCCCTAGAGAAAATGTAGCATGTCCATTGCCAGAAGAATCCTTTGTAAGGAAGAGAGGAGGCTATATAAATTATCATCTATGGGTCACTCCATACGATCCAAATGAAAGATATGCTACTGGAGATTATCCCTATGAAAGGATTGGTGAAGGATTACCTAAATACGTGGAAAAAAACAGGAGTATAGTGGATAAGGATATCGTATTATGGTACACATTGGGAGTTGAGCATGTAGTGAGAGTTGAAGATTGGCCAGTAATGCCAGTAGAAATGGCTGGATTTATGTTAAGACCTGACGGATTCTTCGATGAAAATCCGTGCATAGATTTGCCAAGAGAGTTATCATCTAATAACGAGAATAAATATAGAATGAAACACAGTCATGGAAACCATTGAGGGATCATAGGTGCCTTCCCATGAGAGTGTAAAAAGGTATAAGAGAATACTCCTTTTTTACCATCTTATATTGATGATAATATCTTCAGCGACGATAATTCTCTTCTTGCTCAATCATTTGTGAGGTTTTTGAATCTGACTTCTTCACCACCATAAATGGCGAGGCTTTCCTTACTATGTAACTAGGTAATGTATCAGGATGACAGATCAGCTCTTCGTTCCAGCACGTTTTTCTTGTTCCAATATATTTAGCTCTTTCTGTCCAAATAATATTTTACAGCCTTTTTTAGAGCTCTCCTCAGTATCTCCTCTAGCGTAGATGCCTTTATCCCCAATTTATTGGCTAATTCCTTCATAGAGATTCTCCTATCAACATCAAAATAACCAGATTTGTAAGCCAATCTCAGGATTTCCAATTGTCTGTCTGTCAACTCACTTTCGTCAATTTCTGATACATTAGCGACCGTAGCCTCTACTCTTATGCTGTTCAATTCCTCTAAAAACTGTTTTAATGCGGAGAGATTTGGCAATAAAAGTTTATACATAACAGTAGCTTTACTTAGCACCTTTACCTTTTCCACAATTAGGTCAGAGTGATAGAGTAGCTTACAAACTCCACAGCCGTTCGTCCTTATCCAAATAGTATTTTCATTTATCCTTAAAGTTTTAAGAGACCTTCTCTTTAGTTCCTTAAGTATATCATCATCTATCTTAAGGAGGGCAATATGATCAGTAACCTGGTCCCTTAACTTAACATTAGTTATCTGAGCCCTAATTTCATATTTCCTAAATATGTCTAAGACTTCGCATGGGTGTTTATCCAGTAGAAGTGTAACTTCAATGGGTCTCTTTGAGGCAAAGACCATATGTAACAACTCTTTCTAAAAAAGATTATTTTGTTAACAAACTTTCAATATACTCCTTTAAAACTACCGCACTATTGTAAGGTGATTTAGTGGCATATAAAAATGTGACATTTTCACTTCTCCTTATTACCTCGACTAAGACTTTAACCTTAGGGTTACTTTTAAGTTCCACCATATACTTATGCTTAAACTCTTCCCACTTTTCAGGTTCATGATTAAACCATTTCCTTAACTCGTCTGATGGAGCAATATCTTTCATCCAAATATCCACTATGTCTTTCTTTACTCCTCTAGGCCATAATCTGTCAATTAAGATTCTGACTCCATCATCAGTCTCAGGTGTCTCGTAAACTCGCTTGACCTTAATCGTCATATTTTACTATTAGAAAACAAAATTAATAAACAATTACCCTCAGAGTTTAGGTCTTCTTGCTCAAAATCTAGTCTCTATGTGCTTGCTGAAGAACATTAAAACTTGACCCAAAATATGACTTCTGCAAAGCCTTCGAATATTTTGTAAGCAATCCAAGTACGGATTTATTGAGCCCTAAGTAGTTTTAGTTTATTTAATCATTAACATGACACAATCGTGACAACTACTTACATGGAAAATAATCTTTGTGTTAAATTAACACAGGAAAATAATAAATTAGAAAATTAAAGAGATTAAGAACATGATTCTAAAAAAGGGACGTGCTGAGGCTGAGATCCTAAATAAGGGAGCCTACCTTTACTCATTTAAAATTAATGGGAAAGATCTAGTTCTCCAGGGAAATACTGATAGAGTTACAAGAGGTGGTATGGCAGTCCTAATACCCTTTGCTAACAGGATAAAGGGTGGAGAGTACACATTTGATGGGATTAAGTATGAGTTACCCAAGAACAAAGAAGGAAACGCCATTCATGGACTGGTCTTAGATAAGGAGTTTTCAGTTATACATAATGAAAGGGACTTCGTGATCCTAAACTATCTCTTAGAGGATAAGGGTTACCCGACAAAGCTGAATTGCCTTGTCCTGTATAAGCTATTCGAGAATGGTTTTATGAATAAGATAGTAGTTCAGAATGTTGGAGATAAAAGAGCACCCTTAACAGTGGGAACACATCCATATTTTGTGGTTTCCAGTGACTGGGAAATAATTACAAGGGGAGAGGTAAGGAAACTAGAGAGTATTGACAATATACCAACAGGGGAAATAAAACAGGTTAAGCTAAGTCACGGGGAATATGATGACTGTTTTATCATCAGAGGAGATATAATTTTGAAATCAACTCATTCAAAACTGAAAATAACTAGGAGGAAAAACCTGAATTACATTCAAATATATACTGGTGTTAAAGGAGCTGTTGCCATTGAGCCCATGAGTGGGGCTCCAGACGCTATCCATAATAAGATGGGTATTAAGGTAATTAAACCAGGGCAAAAACACGAATTCTCATATGAAGTGAGATTTTATCTTTAATTAGCATATAAATGATAAGTAGTAGTAAACTAGATAACAAATAATGTATATTTCCCTGGTGAAACCAAGAGACTAGTTGTGATTTTCCTTATATCGAGCCTTCTCCTCCTGATTAGTTTGGACAAATCTTGAATATACTCCTCTAAGGTCATGAATTACACATGGTTAAAAAGGGATTTACTACACTTAAATGGTCTCCACTAAACATATAGTCTAAAGTGAATAATAACGTAACTTCACTCTATGATCTTTCTGAACCTAAGTGATGCTATGATGTACATTACTGCATCAAAGAGTATGGCAACTAAAATATCGATGAGAGTCGACGAGAAATTCCCCGTTATCATGAAGCTCCTGCACAGGTTTACCCCATAAGTCATGGGATTAATTATCGCTACGTACTGTAGAACTTTAGGCATCAACTGTAAAGGATATAATGCGTTACTGGAAAAGAATAATGGAAGAATCATAGCTTGTCCAATACCCATAAATCTTTCCCTAGTCTTCATAAACGAAGCAATAATGACTGAAAGTGAAGCAAAACCACTGGATATTACGATAATTATAGGAATTGTAGCTATGAAGAAGAGGGGGCTATAAAATCTCACACCTAGAAGTAATGCAATGGGAACTAATATAAGGAGTTGAAATAGTCCTCTAACTCCTGATGCTAATGATCTCCCTATTATTATTGCGTATCTAGGAGAAGGTGTTGTAATTAGCCTCTTCAAAATCCCCGATTCTCTCTCCCAAACTAAAGTTAAACCGTAGAATACCGAGACAAACACTGTGGACTGCATTATTACTCCTGGAGTTATGTAGTCTATATATGGTATTCCAACGAGTATTGCTCTAGTTCTGGCTATGATTGTGCCATAGATTATTAACCAAAATATTGGCTGCGCAGCTCTTATGTACAACTCTGTTCTATCATGCATTATCCTTCTTAATTCCAGTTCAAACATTGACATTAGATAACGAAAAGAGCTAACTAACATTTTCACCCACCCCTTATTCTACTCCTGGCTTGACGTATTTCCTTAACATCGCCCCTTACACTGATGGTCTTACCCACATATGCTATAAATACATCGTCTAAAGTTGTTCTCCTTATACCTATTCTTTCAAACTTGATATGAGCATTTTTGAGCTTCTCTAGTACAAGCGAGAGGAGGCTATCTGCGTTATCTACTGAAATTCTTACCTCTCCGCTAGAGTAGATAATTTCCTTCACACCTTCTAAGCTACTAATCTCCTTCTCTATTACGTTAAAATTCGTTTCATCTATTTCGAAATATATTAACCTCTTGATTAATTGATTTCTTCAAATTCTCTGCGGTTCCTACTTTTACAATTTTACCCCTGTCGATCAAGGCGATTTTGTCTGAGTACTCATCAGCCTCATCCATATAATGGGTGGTAAAGAATATCGTCATCTCGTTCTCCTTCTTGAAGCGCCTTAATTCGTCCCATACAGTTTTTCTGGTTAAGGGATCAAGACCTATTGTTGGTTCGTCCAGAAATAAGATCTTAGGTTTAGTCAACAATGAGCAGGCTATCTCCAATCTCCTTACCATGCCCCCGGAGTAGGTTCTGACTAAGTCATTCTTTACATCATATAATCCCATTTTATCCAAGATTTCTTCAATTCTCTGTTTCCTCTGATCTGAAGGTATACCGTATATCTTTGAGTATATTAGTAGGTTTTCATAGCCTGATAAATCAGCCCATACACTAATTTCCTGAGGGACATAACCTATAATTTTCCTTATTTTATCTCCCTCTTTCGCTACATTATACCCGTTCACATAAGCCTCTCCACTAATGAAAGGAATCTGGGTTGTCAAGATTCTTATTAACGTAGTTTTACCCGCTCCATTAGGTCCCAATAATGCAAAAGATTTCCCATATTCCACATCAAGGTTTACACCATTTAACGCCTTTACGTTTCCCTTATATATCTTTGTAAGGTCTCTCACATATATTCCAAAAAAAAATCTGGATTCATGTTAAGATATTGATAAAATTTAGGTTTAAATAGTTATTGAGATCGGTAATAAATTCTATTTGCCTCATACTTAAGGTCTTCTAAATAAATTGATTACTTATAGTATTGCAGAAAGGGAGCATTTTTGTAGCACAATCCTATATTAAAGTATATTGTTAATAAATACCTTCAGTTATTCTGTGTGTCCGTCTTTAAACTTTAATATATAGAATAAGTTCTATCCACAACAATTACTCATACTTGTCTTGAATTGTGGGGTCTAAGAATGTAATCATAAGAATAATGAAAGACTTATGGAAGTAAAATTCTAAGGACAACTTTACTGTTAAGCCCATCTAATATATCTTAAATACTGAGGATTTTGACCGCATTACTTAGTATTTCCTCATCCACAATCTCTGGGAAGGGAACATAAGGATAATGACTTCCAAATATCAATTTTTCTCTAGGAAATGTCTTAATTACATTCTCTGGAACAGAAGAGATGTCACCGTACACATTATTCAGTTGAAGGAGTTCTCTTGCCTCATTAACATAATTCGGATAGCCCAGACTTATCAATACTACTTTTAACCTGAAATTCTTGAGAACTTCAGTTAGTTTAGAGGGATCTCCCTTACCTCTACCTGTGTAGATAAATAGGGGTAAATCGTGGTCTTCAGTGAACTGATAAACGTCATTAGCTTTATCAAGATCAAAGTCATGATTGATTGGATTTAAGACAATTCCCACTATTCCCTTATCTAGTTGTCTGCCAAGTTCAACTCTTGCAGGAACTCTGCACTTTAAATTGTATATTCCTAGTTGAAGGTAATCTCTACTTCTATTCCAGAGGTATTGCTGATAGAAACCGTCAACACAGCAATTACACGAGTACTTATATGATGGGTTTAAAACGACGTAATCGAAATTGTCTCTAATCTCTTTAGCATTTACGCCGTATATACCGAGATGCTGATGTGTATCGATTTTCATAGTAACTATCTAGTCTAGCCAATAAAAATGGTTTTACGTTAGACTGACTTCCTCCCCGCCTTGAAGGGCGAGGCTTTCCTCATTTTGTAACAAATACTTGTAAGGTATCAGAGACTTAGGTCGATTATCCAGATAAATTGGATTAAGGACAAAGATCTTCAGGATGTTTAAACTTTTTAGACATCTTAGAATAAAAAATTATTTAGATTTGATATACTGTGGAATGAAACTAACTAAATTAGTCATACCTTAACATTACTCCTTTTTATCGCAATCCTGAGCGTTAGTAGCAAGACTCCTCCTATCAATGCCATTATGCCCAAAAATAATGCACCAACAGCATAAGTACCGGTAACTTCTTTAAAATATCCAAAAATATAAGGACCGACAAATCCACCTAGATTTCCAATAGAATTTACCCATCCTACTGCTACAGCCCTAGTTTCACCTGCTAATACAGACTGTGGAACTGGCCAAAATGATGGGAACGCAGCATATATTCCTATCGCGGCTATGACCAATGATATAAATAAGGTATCTGGCGATGCGTGACCCAAAAGTAAATAAAATAGTAACCATCCAATGAATGCTACTACCATCGGTAAAGAACTATGGAAGAACCTTTCATTAGTTCTGTCTGATTGTCTTCCTACTATTATCATAGATATTGCAGCTATAGTATATAGTATTCCATTAATTATTCCGACTATTAGGTTGGATGTCCCAAATATGCTTTTAATTGTTGATGGCGAGAAGAAGGTTATCCCATAGAGTGATGTAACTATTGCAAAGTAAACAAAGGCTAATGTTAATACCCAAGGGTGAAATAAACCTACTCTAATTGACTTTACAAAATTTTGTGGCTTACTCTCTTTCTCTGCCATTAGTACAGTTTCTAAATGCTTTTTCTCATGGTCAGGTAACCATTTAGCATCCTTAGGCCAGTCGTCCATTGTAAATAAGACTACAAGCCCCCAAATTATTGATGGAATTCCTTCAAGAATAAATAACCATCTCCAACCTGATAATCCGAACCAATCTACACCCAGTAAAAATCCTCCTATGGGTGAAGCAACAGCATTTGATATGGCTACGGCAGACATAAATAGTCCTACAGCCCTAGCCCTTTCCTCGGATGTAAACCAGTGGGTCAAGTATACTATAATACAAAGTGAGGTGATTTT is drawn from Sulfolobus acidocaldarius SUSAZ and contains these coding sequences:
- a CDS encoding aldose 1-epimerase, giving the protein MILKKGRAEAEILNKGAYLYSFKINGKDLVLQGNTDRVTRGGMAVLIPFANRIKGGEYTFDGIKYELPKNKEGNAIHGLVLDKEFSVIHNERDFVILNYLLEDKGYPTKLNCLVLYKLFENGFMNKIVVQNVGDKRAPLTVGTHPYFVVSSDWEIITRGEVRKLESIDNIPTGEIKQVKLSHGEYDDCFIIRGDIILKSTHSKLKITRRKNLNYIQIYTGVKGAVAIEPMSGAPDAIHNKMGIKVIKPGQKHEFSYEVRFYL
- a CDS encoding uroporphyrin-III C-methyltransferase gives rise to the protein MKVKRVYETPETDDGVRILIDRLWPRGVKKDIVDIWMKDIAPSDELRKWFNHEPEKWEEFKHKYMVELKSNPKVKVLVEVIRRSENVTFLYATKSPYNSAVVLKEYIESLLTK
- a CDS encoding RNA polymerase sigma70, yielding MVFASKRPIEVTLLLDKHPCEVLDIFRKYEIRAQITNVKLRDQVTDHIALLKIDDDILKELKRRSLKTLRINENTIWIRTNGCGVCKLLYHSDLIVEKVKVLSKATVMYKLLLPNLSALKQFLEELNSIRVEATVANVSEIDESELTDRQLEILRLAYKSGYFDVDRRISMKELANKLGIKASTLEEILRRALKKAVKYYLDRKS
- a CDS encoding tyramine oxidase, with product MVEESKVNSSLVKSPLDPLDDNEIEIAAQVIREKIVLEKGESIKFIAIMLNEPEKDDYLKWKKGEKNIERQALVKFYNPAEEGKVYEAIVSIESRSIVSVHEIKNVHAPITLDEFGECEKAVRNDKRVQEALQKRGILPNDLNLLIVDCWSPGYVNEAERDKRLAIGYMWIKKDIKDNNYARPVHGLMPWVDLNKMEVVRIDDFGEAPLPELNSDYAPERRKDVQEDSLKPIEILQPLGSSVVVNGYEIKWYRWRLRIGYTPREGLVLYDVRYNYKGKERQIIYRASVVDLMVPYGDPSPFHYRKMVLDAGDYGLGNFIVPLKHGNGELYDCDCLGEGIYHFDVVRAGSDGKPVKIKKAICVHEEDFNVIWRHTDLRSGESEVRRNRRLVVSFWATLANYDYGFFWHFYQDGSIELMVKLTGIINDDAVQKGQKRKYGTLVTPEVYGPIHIHWFNIRLDLDIDGQINRVYEVNLKPDSIGPENPLGNAFYAEETLLKNELEARRHVNPQSGRYWKIVNPKKSNYLGEPTAYRFIPRENVACPLPEESFVRKRGGYINYHLWVTPYDPNERYATGDYPYERIGEGLPKYVEKNRSIVDKDIVLWYTLGVEHVVRVEDWPVMPVEMAGFMLRPDGFFDENPCIDLPRELSSNNENKYRMKHSHGNH
- a CDS encoding multidrug ABC transporter permease, producing MSMFELELRRIMHDRTELYIRAAQPIFWLIIYGTIIARTRAILVGIPYIDYITPGVIMQSTVFVSVFYGLTLVWERESGILKRLITTPSPRYAIIIGRSLASGVRGLFQLLILVPIALLLGVRFYSPLFFIATIPIIIVISSGFASLSVIIASFMKTRERFMGIGQAMILPLFFSSNALYPLQLMPKVLQYVAIINPMTYGVNLCRSFMITGNFSSTLIDILVAILFDAVMYIIASLRFRKIIE
- a CDS encoding membrane protein, translated to MIVYLTHWFTSEERARAVGLFMSAVAISNAVASPIGGFLLGVDWFGLSGWRWLFILEGIPSIIWGLVVLFTMDDWPKDAKWLPDHEKKHLETVLMAEKESKPQNFVKSIRVGLFHPWVLTLAFVYFAIVTSLYGITFFSPSTIKSIFGTSNLIVGIINGILYTIAAISMIIVGRQSDRTNERFFHSSLPMVVAFIGWLLFYLLLGHASPDTLFISLVIAAIGIYAAFPSFWPVPQSVLAGETRAVAVGWVNSIGNLGGFVGPYIFGYFKEVTGTYAVGALFLGIMALIGGVLLLTLRIAIKRSNVKV